GAATAGAGGCGGCACTACGCGAGTCAAGAGCAGGGAAGGGCGCTTCATTGGCGCTGCCGGTGTACGGTTCTGCACAGCAGCGGCCACATAGGCCGTTTCGGAGTGCAGATTATCAACTGGAGGCTGGGGAGGCTTGTATATGAATTAGGCTAAAAGCCGCCGAGGCGGACTTCTGGCCTATCCGCCTGAGACGCTAGGCGTTAGGCCTGTAGCTCGCAAACCCACCCCCTCACCCCCCACACCGTTCAGGAGACTACGGACAGGGTTGCTTCGTGCATCGTTCGGGAGGTTACCTCCACCGCAATTCCCGGATGAACCTCCACCGGAATTCGCCGGGTTGGTCTACCGGTTGCTCTCCGGTTAGCTTTCCGGGTTAGTCTACGGGTTGCTCCACCGGTTCCTCTCCGGGTTGGTCGGAGCGTTGCGGCCCGGCTAACTCCGCGGGTTGCCGTCCTCGCTGGTCCCGAGGCAGCTCCGGCCGTTGCTCTCCGGATTGCTCTGCGAAATGCTTCCGGAGTTGCTCTCTCGTTGCTCTGCACGTGTATCGCTTGGCCCGTTCGCGCCGCAGAAGGACGGCCGGCGTGGTGGTCGCCATGCCGGGCCTAGAGGCTTAGGAATAGAACCGCGAGGCCCGCGCAGCCCAAGCCAATGACGTGAGTCATCGTGAGCGGCTCTTTGAGGAAGATAAACCCGAGCACGGCCGGCAGGAGGATGTACATGCCTGACAGGGGCACGACGACCGACGCCGGTCCGCGGCGCAGGGCCAGGTAGTAGGCCACGGTCGCGATTCCGGCCAGGACACCGGCGACAACCGGGAGCGCCGCCGGCTTCATCTCACTGCGGGTCCGCGCGGTCAGCGAGTATGCGGCTATCGGCAGGAGGCCGGCGAGAGTCGTCCAGAACGCGACGTTATGGTCGGACGCCGTCCTGGTAGCGAGCTTGCTTAGGAAACTCCAGAAACCCCAGGCAACCAGGGCGATGAGGCAGAGCAGTCGGTAGTCCATGGCGTGATGCTATGTGGCAAGCCCCGGAAGTCAAACCGCGCAGGCCGGACCGGCGAGCCGCAAGGGACGCTGAGATCGCCTCCCCGGAACCGATAGAGGATTCAGGGATAGTTGAATCTGCTTGACATCGGGAAGGGGGTTGCTATTGTTCCGCCGGGCACGCTGGAAGCGTAATCGTTATAGGCTCGGTCACATTGCGAAGATTGCAGCCAGACTCGCGACCAGAGGTGACCCTCTTTCTTTTCGGCCCGAGCGAGTTCAGAAGCTAGAGGCTAGATGTCAGAAGCTGGAAGTTCCGACACCCTCAGCTCGACTGAGTATTCACCCCAACACAATCCACCTGATGGTGCTTAGCGCGACGTTTGAGGT
The bacterium DNA segment above includes these coding regions:
- a CDS encoding EamA family transporter translates to MDYRLLCLIALVAWGFWSFLSKLATRTASDHNVAFWTTLAGLLPIAAYSLTARTRSEMKPAALPVVAGVLAGIATVAYYLALRRGPASVVVPLSGMYILLPAVLGFIFLKEPLTMTHVIGLGCAGLAVLFLSL